Within the Cyprinus carpio isolate SPL01 chromosome B18, ASM1834038v1, whole genome shotgun sequence genome, the region AATCAGAAAGGAGCCAATGTTTAAGCAAGTGCATGTTAGAGTCACTTGATTAAGTGTGTGTACCGTTCTACTGCGTAGACTCTGCAGCCCAAGTTTGTCTGTGAGTTCACTGACAGCCATGGCGTTAGGCAGATCCTGTTTGTTTGCGAACACCAGCAGCACGGCGTCCCTCAGTTCATCTTCTTGCAACTGTATAAATGGAAAAAGGTCAATAAATCATTACatatcataaaacaataaaaatacaaggGGAAAAGTGTGAGCTGTGGGCAACATATGTGGATAATGTTCActtaaaaactgaggtgcatatgCTCAGATCAACagggcttatatatatatatatatatatatacatacatacatacacaccttATAACTtcagaaagaaatacaaaacctttgctaattgaaaaacattatttgtggataatgttcacttaaaaactgaggtgcatatgCTCAGATCAACAGGGCTTATAACTtcagaaagaaatacaaaacctttgCTAATTGAAAAAAGGTTGATAAAAATACTGAATCCAGCATTTGGTAATAACATAGTATAAgaagaaataagcaatttttgtAGGCATGTCACCTTtgaaaccaaaatttttttttttttaaagttgttacaCCATGTGTGATCAAAGTCagtaattaataacattaactagTACTTTTGGGATGCTAGTCAAAATGACCGCAACACACCATAAAAGCACAAACGTCACAAACATATAACATGGACTTTTCTCAAGATGCTTTGGAAAGAAAATCTCCACcaagaacataaatgtaaatatgtaaatacattttgtaacttGATCTCAATTCAGGTCACTGACAGGTTTTCGAGTGCTATACAGATTTGATGTTATATCCAAAGATTAAAGtgaatgctgaaaacagagcAATTCTTACCATTTTAGAAAGCTCTTCTGCAGATTCGgccactctctctctgtcattgCTGTCCACAACAAAGATCAGACCCTGAGGacaaaggaataaaaaaatagcatgctTCAAATGAATAGCCAACACAAATGCACCTGAGTTATAAAAGATCACAGCACAACCcaacaaatgttttacattttaaggtGATTTTAAAGCAGGATGCTCAAACAGCACAGCTCCTGTAACTGATCCGTtataagttgctttgaataaatgcATCCAGAAACAGCTAAGTGGCACTTAGACCATACCTGTGTGTTCTGAAAATAGTGTCTCCAGAGAGGACGGATCTTGTCCTGACCGCCGACATCCCACACGGTGAAGCAGATGTTCTTGTATTCAACTGTCTCTACGTTAAAACCTGTCcatgatcaggaaaaaaaaaataagctttacTCAAGGTGAATCataacatcaaaatatatttgaCTGGCTACAACGAGAATTGTGATACACAAATATATCAGCCAGTCCAATTCAATTCGGCTGTTAAGAGATTATCAGCTGATGACTGTGTCTAATTGACCCTTTGGTCCCTCGGTTACTGTAGTTCACTAAGAAACAATATGAAAGTGCACCTGAAATACAGTTTTACCATACTGTTGATTATGATAATGTGGCAGACAGTGACAGTCACTAAGGTAGGATTGGTCAGTGATGTTTTTTAAGGGAGGGATTAGTGACAGGTGAATTAACAGCAGAAGCCATCCAGCCTTCTGTCAGCTCCAATACCTAGAAGGATTtcgtttctgaaggatcatgtaacactgaagcctggaataaaatgcattttaaaatatatagaaaatacatAGCAAAATAGaaaagtttctttaaattttaacatttcacaatactgtttttactgtgattttggcaaaataaatgcagccttggtgggcagaacatacttttttttttaatcattaaaaaaaaaaaagtaattattttaaagtttgacCAGTGTAcatgtatattgtaaatatatatttatatatatatatattctgttgttAATGCATTGGCAGTGACATAAAAGACACTGGTCATCAAAATGATGAGAAGTCCTAAATCAGACTCACATTGACTCACAATCAGACTCACTCAACAGAAATCACATTGTGAAAGAGTGAGCAGAAAATGGAGAACAATCACAGTAATGATGGTGTAATCTCACCTATAGTAGGGATAGTGGTCACAATCTCTCCCAGCTTCAGCTTGTAAAGTATCGTGGTTTTACCTGCAGCATCCAAgcccactgaaaaataaaacatgtaagaaAAGACCTCTAGCTGTCAAATTCATCACAACCGTGTGTATTATTTAAGATTTTATCTCTTCACGCGAGCTCTACCTGAAGCTAGCAAGCTAACATTAGCCACTACCCAAGAAATATCACATTCACTGTTGAATTCCAATGTGTAAATTAATAATAGAGAAGGCAATTtagaaataatttcattttacactCAAATAGAATCCCTTTCGTCTTAAACATGAATATTTACCACAGA harbors:
- the LOC122140465 gene encoding ADP-ribosylation factor 4-like, whose amino-acid sequence is MGLTISSLFGRLFGKKQMRILMVGLDAAGKTTILYKLKLGEIVTTIPTIGFNVETVEYKNICFTVWDVGGQDKIRPLWRHYFQNTQGLIFVVDSNDRERVAESAEELSKMLQEDELRDAVLLVFANKQDLPNAMAVSELTDKLGLQSLRSRTWYVQATCATQGTGLYEGLDWLSNELSKH